The DNA sequence GACAATACTTACTACTTCACCGCACAAGCTGCGAAGAATATTCGCGTGCTGGAGGTGGGAGTGGTACCGATTACCCAAAGCGTGTACCAGAATGAGCCGCTGTTTGACTATACTTTTACCCGGCCGGAAAGTATTAATTACGATGTCCTGCGCAAGGCCAATTTGGTATTAATTCAGGCAATACCGGCCGTAGGCGATGAGCTGCGGGATGCTCTGCGCGCAGTGGTGGCGCGGGGTGGGAGCATAGGAATTGTGCCAGCAGGACCAGCATCCAGCCGCCCGTCGTACCAGCAATTGTTTCGGGACTTGGGCTTGGGCACGGTAGAGTGGGAATCGCCGGGGACGCCGCCGGAATTGCGAGGGGTGGCTGTGCCTAGTGCCCAAGAGCCGTTTTTCCGGGGTGTGCTGGGAGCCCCCACGCGTGCTGTGGCTATGCCCCGGGCGGCGCCGGTGTTGCGCTGGGCCCGCACGGGTGCGGATATTCTGCGGCTACGCGATGGCGAAAGTTACCTGTCTGAATTTAAGAGTGGAACTGGCACGGTGTACGTCTTTTCGGCGCCGTTGGCAGCTGCGTATTCTGACTTTACCGGGCACGCGCTTTTTGTGCCGGTGCTATATAAAATGGCCATGCGCAGCTCCCGCGATGAGCAGCAACTGGCGTACCGTTTGACGCAGGCGGCCATCAACTTAACGGTACCAGCTGTGGCTGTGGGCGTCGATCAAACGCCTTTTCGCTTGGTGCGCGACAGTGCTACGTGGCTGCCGGTGCAACGGACGCAGGGCAACGCGCTGCGGCTGGAAGTGCCGGCTAGCCTGGAGGCCCCTGGGTTTTACCAAGTGCAACGGGCGGGGCAAGTGGTGGCCACGGTGGCGTTCAACCTGAACGCAAAGGAATCGGAGCTAGCTGCTTACTCGGCCGAACAACTGCGGGCGATGGTGGGCCCCAACCAGCGCAATATTCGGGTGCTTGATGGGGGCGCGGACGAAGCCGTAGTGGCCCAGTTGCAGGCCAAGCGCGGCGGGCAGCCGCTGTGGCGGTACTTCCTCGGCTTGGCGCTGGTGTGCTTGCTGGCCGAAGCGCTGCTTATTCGGTTTGGGAAGCCGAAAATTGGGGCCCCGCGAACGGCGGTAGCGGCGTAGCCCACCGCAGCGGCGGCAAAGAACAGGCCGTGGCCGTATCTTGCCACCCTACTTTTGGTGCATTGCATGACTGATATCCTTACCGGCCCGGCGGCGCTGGCCACCGATGCTTGGAAGCCCGTGCGGCGGTTAGCCCTGCGGTTCGGCGGCGGCGTGGGCTTGGTGTGCGGCCTCTGGATTGTGGGCCTGCACCTAGCCGGCAACAACGCCTTTGGCCCCAAGCAGTTGCTGGCCGAGTTGCTGGTGCCATTTGCCGTGGTGGCGGCCCAGTGGACGCTGCGGCGGCAGCTGCGGCCGGTCAGGTCGGGGCTGGGACGGGCCCTGGGCGTGGGGGCCCTTACGACGGTGGTGGCAGCGGTACTCTGCGCGGGTAGCGTGTGGGGCCTGGGGCAAGTGGCGGGCGAACCGGCCCTGGCCCGGCACCGCGCCGAAATTGCCGAAATCATGCAAACGCAATT is a window from the Hymenobacter nivis genome containing:
- a CDS encoding BatA domain-containing protein; the protein is MRLEYPWFLLGLGSVVIPILIHLLQLRRPQRILFTNIGFIRKADLTTTRQRKLQHLLLLLSRISFLVFLVVAFCQPFIPAEKHEVGGATGIVDVSIDASPSMRRSASGGEALFNMAIKQAGGLSKVYPTSQFRLINSGTVAVSQTLYKVKLAALQPNSKLAFVRDKIKGLENIDGSSDPLYLFSDFKKSSFKPAFFKGFGSTRPVVLVPEEGAKTGNIFVDSIWFEEAFSRERTNLGLHIRLKNGGSEAVSDCPVKVFLGPQQVAAFRVMVNSGQAVVLVVQVQLPNQDLVRGRVLVEDAPVVFDNTYYFTAQAAKNIRVLEVGVVPITQSVYQNEPLFDYTFTRPESINYDVLRKANLVLIQAIPAVGDELRDALRAVVARGGSIGIVPAGPASSRPSYQQLFRDLGLGTVEWESPGTPPELRGVAVPSAQEPFFRGVLGAPTRAVAMPRAAPVLRWARTGADILRLRDGESYLSEFKSGTGTVYVFSAPLAAAYSDFTGHALFVPVLYKMAMRSSRDEQQLAYRLTQAAINLTVPAVAVGVDQTPFRLVRDSATWLPVQRTQGNALRLEVPASLEAPGFYQVQRAGQVVATVAFNLNAKESELAAYSAEQLRAMVGPNQRNIRVLDGGADEAVVAQLQAKRGGQPLWRYFLGLALVCLLAEALLIRFGKPKIGAPRTAVAA
- a CDS encoding DUF4199 domain-containing protein, translating into MTDILTGPAALATDAWKPVRRLALRFGGGVGLVCGLWIVGLHLAGNNAFGPKQLLAELLVPFAVVAAQWTLRRQLRPVRSGLGRALGVGALTTVVAAVLCAGSVWGLGQVAGEPALARHRAEIAEIMQTQLQDATKKSVLLQLTPKQRAVIAGITVNDLALANFQTVLLLGLVFSLPGGIFFRD